From Candidatus Nanohalococcus occultus:
ACTGGTTGAACTGGGAGTTGTATGAGTCTTCGAAGGCTATACGGTTTGTTTTCGCACCTTCTTCGATAATTTCGGGTCTGCCGTCACTATCTCTAGGGATTTCGTATTCTTCAAGCATCTCTTCGAGTTCGTCCCGGGAGCTGTAGCTTTTTGCTTCTATCGGCATTGATCCTGACTGGTACCAGTCGCCGAATACCTTGTTCTGCTCGGCTAGTTGATCGACTATCTCCTCAGAACGCCAGTTACCAGGTGTGAAAAAGTTCAGTTTGACGAATCCGTCGTTTTCAGAAACTACAAGCTTGTAATCATCTCCTATCGCATTGTTGATTTCTTCGGGATATACGTTCGCCCCGGAAAACATTATTACGTCATCTTCCCGACCCTTAAACTTCATCTCTGGTGCTTCTTCTGTACCTGTTACCTCCCAGACGTCTCCGATCCTGTATCTTATCAATGGCTGTTGTTCCCGCAGCGGCATCGTGGCAAGTAAAGGGCCTGTGACGGTCTCTCCAGGGCTGAGTTCTTCAAGGCGGTAAACGTCTTGCTCTGAGACTTCTCCGGTCTCAGAGTCCATTTCAGCGTCTTCATCAAGTAGTTCAAGTATCAGGTTTGGATTCGTTGGCTTGTAAACTCCGTCTTCGATTTCCGCGGCCGCTCCACCGATCTCGGTGCCGGCATAGAAGTTCCGGGACTTGATTCCGTAGTTGGTCTCGATCCAGTCTCTTAATTCTTCAGGCATTATGTCTCCAGCGGTTATGGAGTGTTCAAGGTTCGGGAAGGTTTCTTTGAGATCTCCGAACTCTTCTTGGATCTGTTCTCCGGAGGATTTCAGCATTCTTGGAAGTGAGAGCAGAGCGGTAACCTCTTCCCAGCGGTCTCTGTAGTCTTCGAAGTCTTCTGCGTTGGACTCGTTTACGGTTTCTGCGCCGATTATTTCCGTTCCTTTCTCGTAGACCCACTGGGACATGTGGTCTTTTTCCTTCGGCGCACCCCAGTTGATGGCTACATCGTCCGGTCTCAGACCTGCTTCTCTCAATGTCTCGGCGTATCCTTCAAGTACCAGTCTCTGGTCTTCCGGGCTTAAAACCACTCTTTTCGATCCGCCGGAGCTGTAAAACTCTCTGACGTCTTCGCTGTATTCTCTGTTATTGCTTACTTTTGCGAAAAGCTCTTGGGTGAGTACCGGCCAGCCCTCGGTGGAAAACTCTTCGATACCTGATAGATCTTCCATAAAGCCAAGTAAACGTTGCTTGAATAAATTACTGTTTGCCCTTTGAGACAAAACGGCAGTAAGCATCGCCCTGGAAACGACAGTGCGTTTCTCTGGTCTCGACGGTATCTGCGTTCAGAACTCTCTGTGAAACTCTGTGGAACATGCCTCTCTGAAGTTCGTCTATAGGTCTGTCCAGATCCCTTAGAGCTTCAGATTTTTCGAACTGCTCTTTGAACGGCGAGTTATCGATACGGTATGCTATAACCTGCTCTTCTAGGTCGATCCGCTCTAACTTGAACTCTCCTAGTCCCAGGGCATCGGCGGTGTATATTGTCTGCTCGATGAACTGTTTTTTTGGAACGCCGTGAGCTTTCCCTATATCATCTATAGCCATCTGTCCGTGAGTCTTCCCTGCTTGGAAAAGAACTTCGAAAGCTTCCTCACCTATGCGCTCGTAAATATTTTCAAACAGACTGGTAAGGGTCTGTATAGGCAACATTCCCATCCTGAAATCGAATAAATGGATTTCACCGTCGGAAAGATTCAGTTGATTCGTATTAACCATCTTCCTCATGTTATCGCCGGAGACACCCATCAGCTAGAGACCCCGTCTTCCATCTTCATAACTCCGTAATCGTACAGAAGGTTAATATCATCATCCATGGTCTGGGCGTCTACGCCTATACTTTTCGCTATCTCAGGTATAGAGCTGGTATCGGCCCGGATTTTCCCGCATTCAACTTCTTCCATGCCCTGTTTTTCAAGCTCTGACCTGTAGTCCTCGTAGGGTCTTGGCTGCTGAACTATAGGAACCTCGACTCCGAGATCATCAATACGTACTTTGTCAGTGTGTATCTGCTTTCTACCGTTCTCTCCGGGTTTCACAAAGTTTTTGTCGTCTGGAGCTTTCTCTTCCAAGTCTTCAAATACATCTACAAGTCCGTAAATTGAGTTGAAAACTAGTATGCCGTCTTGTTTCAAGCTACCGGTGATTCCGTTGGCCAGTGTTTCGAAATCATCGAACTCCTGGAATGCATCTATTGCGTATATTAGATCCGCAGAGTCTTGCTTGGAGTGTAGGAAGTCATCAGCGCTCTGTTGTAGGACTTCGAACTCTTCGTTTCCTGTTTCAACTTTGTGGGCGTAGGCAGGAGGTGCTAGATCAATGCCTTTGATTTTTAAGCTGTTTGATCCGTCTTTTTCCTTGTTTTCTTGTATGAGGCTTTCACTAAGTATTCCGTTTCCGCAGCACAGATCGTAAACAGTGTAGTTTTCTCCGTCAGGTTCGTAGTTTTTGTCTCCGATTGTGTGTTTATACCCGGTTCCGGCAAGTTGCTGGACTGATTCCGGGATGCCGAGCGGGCTTATCCATCCCATGCTGGTTTCCGGATTGGAAAGGTATTTTGTAACCTCTTCGAGGTCAGAATCTGTCATAGAATATGCTTGGTCTTCTTAGATATTAACGGTTTGTCCGGCAGCTCCTAGAAAAAGGAAAGGTAAAAATGAAGGAAATGACAGCTTTTATTCTGCGACTGTTATAGGAAGCTTTCCCTCTGTCATCTCTTCACGTGCGATCTCTATCGGTCGCTTGCTCTGTGATTCGACGAAAGTCGGTGCGCCCATTGCGATCTGTAGGCTTCTGGCGCCGATGATTCTGGCTCTTTCGTACCGTGTGTAGCTCATAGTATTTTTCCCTCCTTTATCCAATATAGCCTAGATCCGAGTTTTGCTGATCCTGATCCTGGCTCTGTTGATTTTGTATATTCTGAAGTTTTTTAAGTACGTCCTGGCTTTCCTGAACTTTCTCGTCTAACTCGCTGTAATCCAAGTCCAGTTCAAGCATGGACTCTAAGGTGTTTAACACGGCCTCAGTTGCTTTCGGATCGCTTAGAAGGAAGCCCGGTGTCTCTCCCAGAAGGCAGATTCCTTCATAGCCTCGGTCTTTACCTATTCCCAGGATAAGTCCGGAGGCTCCTACGATCTGATCTACATCGTGTTCGAACTCTATGTCAGCGCTCTCGTATTCTTCCTGGATGCTATCGCTGGATGTGACTCCGAACACGCTTGGGTCTTCAACTACTTCTCCGGTGCCGTATCCTCCGATCGTGACTATTCTTTCCGGTTCAGTTTCTTCGACTAACTCTATGATCTTTTCGGCGACTTCGAAATGCCCTTCAGGTGTGGAGGCTTGAGCATTTCCTTCTATAAGCACGATGTCTGCTTTATCATCTCTTTTAATCTGGTAGATGTCGTTTTTCAAAAGTTCGACTGTTTTTTCGTCCGTTACTATTGTGTAAGGCGGGAAGTGGTGTGAGTAAAGCTCTCCGACTTTTTCAGCGCCCAGATGATCGGCTAGGTATGCTACGGAGGTCTTTCCGACATGACCTATTCCGGCAAGTCCTTCGATAAAAATCGGTTTTTCAACATCCAGTTCCTGTTCAAGCTCAATTCGTGTAGTTTCCATTCAAAGATTCACCATGTTAGTAGCTTCGTCCTCACTACTTTTTGATCTAACTGAAGACAGACAGCTCCTATTTGCCGGTCTCCATGTTTATTGGACGTCAGCTTAGCTTTAAACCTTTACATTAAAAACAGAGCGTATCCTATCGCGCCGATAACTCCTACCATTAAAACTGCTGCGAAAACCATGCTTATCAGGAAAGTATTCTGCTCTTTCCATAGAACAAGGCTGTGGCGTTTTTCCTCGATCTTCCCCGGTATTTCGGCTTTCTTAGCATCTATACGCGCCCGAATCCGATCTATACGGGTTGGAGGATCAGGTATCTTTGCTACGGCATTCCGGTAGCATCTTGGACAGTCTTCAGGTAGTTCGCCGTTTTCACTGTATTTTTCCGACCACCATCTGTAGCCGCATCTGTGGCATTCAACGTTGTTGTAGTCCTTCATTACGGTTTTGTGTCTGCTGTGCGACCTTCAGAATCATTTCTGAAAGATCTTCTACTTTTTGTCTAAGCTCTTGGACTTCCGAACTGTTAGTGCCAGCTTCCGGTGTGCTGCCCTGTTCAAGTCTTCTTACACGTTCTTCGAGATTTGAGTTTTTCGCACTGCTGTAGCTTTCTATAACGTTTTTCAGGTTCTCCTCGTCACGCATCGAATCTTCAAGCTGAGATATTTTCTGCTCTAATCCATTAACTCGGTCTCGTAAATCAGATTCGTCCTGGTTCAGAGTGTTTTTTAGATCGCTTACTTCGTCTTTGACATCTTCAAGTTCATTTCGCGCTCTTTGAGTGTCTTTAAGCTCTTCTTTTAATCGATCATCTAGCTTGTCTTCTGTGATGAGATTCTCAACGTCTTTTTCCTCGTCTTCCATGATTTCCTGTAGTTTCTCTGATAAGTTATCCTCGTCCAGTTTGTCGTCTACCTTCATTCCGACCTTGTCAACGTCTTTTACAAGGTCTTCGAGCATTTCATCGTGCGCACGGGTCTTTGACTGTACGGAATCAAGTTCCGGAAGTCTTTCTTCAAGCTCTCCGAACATCGCCTCGACTTTTGATTCTTTCTTGTTGATCTCTCTTTTCAGGTTTTCAACGCGGTCTACTTTTTTCTGAAGTTCTTCATGCATCTCCGCAAGGTTATCGAAGTCATCAAGATCCTCGATACTGTCTTCTAACTTGTTCGCTCTTTCCTTCAGGTTGTCCAGAAACTCCTTGTTCTGCTCGGATTGGGCTTCGACGGCGTCTATATTCCCTTTCTGTTTTTCGAAACGTTTCGTGATCTTCTCCGGTTCGATCTCGTTGTATATGTCCTCTATCTTCCGGTAGCCCTGTTTTATCTCATCGACTTCCTTTTCCTGTTCCAGAACCATTGACCGGACTTCCCCAATCTTCTCCGAGATATTGCTTATACGCTCCCCGATCTGATCCTGGAAGGCATCAACTGACTCGAAACGTCCTTCGAGCTTCT
This genomic window contains:
- a CDS encoding GH3 family domain-containing protein, translating into MEDLSGIEEFSTEGWPVLTQELFAKVSNNREYSEDVREFYSSGGSKRVVLSPEDQRLVLEGYAETLREAGLRPDDVAINWGAPKEKDHMSQWVYEKGTEIIGAETVNESNAEDFEDYRDRWEEVTALLSLPRMLKSSGEQIQEEFGDLKETFPNLEHSITAGDIMPEELRDWIETNYGIKSRNFYAGTEIGGAAAEIEDGVYKPTNPNLILELLDEDAEMDSETGEVSEQDVYRLEELSPGETVTGPLLATMPLREQQPLIRYRIGDVWEVTGTEEAPEMKFKGREDDVIMFSGANVYPEEINNAIGDDYKLVVSENDGFVKLNFFTPGNWRSEEIVDQLAEQNKVFGDWYQSGSMPIEAKSYSSRDELEEMLEEYEIPRDSDGRPEIIEEGAKTNRIAFEDSYNSQFNQ
- a CDS encoding class I SAM-dependent methyltransferase encodes the protein MTDSDLEEVTKYLSNPETSMGWISPLGIPESVQQLAGTGYKHTIGDKNYEPDGENYTVYDLCCGNGILSESLIQENKEKDGSNSLKIKGIDLAPPAYAHKVETGNEEFEVLQQSADDFLHSKQDSADLIYAIDAFQEFDDFETLANGITGSLKQDGILVFNSIYGLVDVFEDLEEKAPDDKNFVKPGENGRKQIHTDKVRIDDLGVEVPIVQQPRPYEDYRSELEKQGMEEVECGKIRADTSSIPEIAKSIGVDAQTMDDDINLLYDYGVMKMEDGVSS
- a CDS encoding DNA-directed RNA polymerase subunit K, with protein sequence MSYTRYERARIIGARSLQIAMGAPTFVESQSKRPIEIAREEMTEGKLPITVAE
- a CDS encoding proteasome assembly chaperone family protein; this translates as METTRIELEQELDVEKPIFIEGLAGIGHVGKTSVAYLADHLGAEKVGELYSHHFPPYTIVTDEKTVELLKNDIYQIKRDDKADIVLIEGNAQASTPEGHFEVAEKIIELVEETEPERIVTIGGYGTGEVVEDPSVFGVTSSDSIQEEYESADIEFEHDVDQIVGASGLILGIGKDRGYEGICLLGETPGFLLSDPKATEAVLNTLESMLELDLDYSELDEKVQESQDVLKKLQNIQNQQSQDQDQQNSDLGYIG